The following coding sequences are from one Oscillatoria sp. FACHB-1406 window:
- the sufR gene encoding iron-sulfur cluster biosynthesis transcriptional regulator SufR, which produces MTTISHASTKQDILQYLLKQASATAQDLAEALGISPQATRRHLKDLEEEGLIEHSAVQGGMGRPQYLYNLSRKGRDRFPHRYSEFTVSFLDTLVETVGEEQVSVVLRKQWERKAQEYRDRIGQGTLKQRVLNLLQLRQEEGYMTELLSAEVEPGTEQYIFSEHNCAISEVAESFPSVCGHELEMFAAVLPDCIVKRTHWINGGEHRCGYSIVKAANHEER; this is translated from the coding sequence ATGACAACGATTTCACACGCTTCTACTAAGCAGGATATTCTCCAGTATTTGCTCAAGCAGGCTAGCGCAACGGCACAGGATTTAGCAGAAGCGCTGGGCATCAGTCCGCAGGCGACGCGACGACACCTGAAGGATTTGGAGGAGGAGGGACTCATCGAACATTCTGCGGTGCAGGGTGGGATGGGCCGTCCTCAATACCTGTACAATCTTAGCCGGAAAGGGCGCGATCGCTTCCCCCATCGCTACAGCGAATTTACGGTATCTTTCCTCGATACGTTGGTGGAGACGGTGGGGGAGGAACAGGTGAGCGTGGTATTACGGAAGCAGTGGGAACGCAAGGCGCAGGAGTACCGCGATCGCATCGGTCAAGGTACGCTAAAGCAACGAGTGCTAAATTTGCTTCAGTTGCGCCAAGAAGAAGGATATATGACTGAGTTGCTTTCTGCTGAAGTCGAACCGGGAACAGAACAGTACATCTTTTCCGAACATAACTGTGCAATTTCTGAGGTTGCCGAATCATTCCCTAGCGTTTGCGGACACGAATTAGAAATGTTTGCTGCCGTGCTGCCGGATTGCATTGTAAAGCGCACGCATTGGATTAACGGCGGCGAACATCGCTGCGGATATTCGATTGTTAAAGCGGCCAATCATGAAGAGAGATAG